The DNA sequence TCCTACTTTTCTCTTCTGGTTCTTTTTTGCCAATACTTAATTATGATTAAAGACCCACCTCCACAATatgatcatcttcacctccgcAATATGATCGTCTTTGTCGTACCTCACATTATACAAAGATATTAATTATCAAGCTCATTACTTAAGTCGATAAAAAATATCAACTACATCGTTGATCTCCACAGTGTCTCAGTTTACTTACTAAATAGATTTAATAGTATCAAAAACATCACTGCCTCTTAGCCTCTTAGCTAACAGGTTAGGCAGTACAAATGGCAAAAAATGGTTTACGGCAAATGATGAGTGagttgtaatttttttcttGCACCTTTGTACCAAACAAAGACATGGAcacatatttgtattttttttcaaaactaatatatatatatatatatatataatatatatatatcttaactATGTATTTGGAAATAAATGAGAAGAATGcaacaaaatatttcaaaaacttGAATAAGAGATTCGTCCATACAACACCTTTTCTCTTATTTTAGTTTTCCATcaacaaacatttttttttgtttcttcttcAGTAAAATCGAGTTTTATTCCACAAAACACGAATAACCCATTTGGATTGTTTCGTTTCGTtctttttgaattattatttgtGTGTTTGAGTGTCTTGATTTGTTGATGTGTCTCGATTTAGGCGTTGTGTTGGTTATATTGAAGAtgaattttatgatatattGGGAGATATGAAAATCTCGCATCAAGAAAACTTCCGGCAGTTATATAGCTAGTGTCCGACAGGTATATAGTTGGGTATATAGTTGGGGTGCGTTTCGACCGATTGTGAAAATCGCATCAGTTCAcctcacaaaaaatatatgttcATAACACCGCATTATTCATGAAATTATTATGAGGATTGATTGTGAAGTTACAGTTATCACATATGTAGGATAGATTGCTCGGGAAATCATTATCTTCAcgtaattttctaaatatttgtaTTCAGTTAGTTAAGCAATCCACAAACAAAAcgactaattatttatttatttttcaacctTTATATAACAAACAGTAAGAGTAAAAGAACAAATAcacattaataaataatattttatcctTTTTAGTTTTATTACGTGGTACCAATAGCAAACCAGGTAAATTCTTTTGAATTCTTGCATTCTTTTTTCGCTTTTCTAATCTTATTTATTACTATCattgtaaattaaataaattaaactctTTTCGCTACTaatgaaaaaagtaaaaatcttttcatttataatataaaataataatatttcagctATAACAATAATGAATAATACTATTACTTTGATGGGTGAGTATTACTCTAATGAAAAAAGATCTTTTCATTAACCAtacaaaaataaacaataattatatatataacaaatcaattatttttaaaaagcatATATAAGAAATgacactatatacatgcatccatgcgttaaaataaaatacttttacaAACATTTTAGAAAGTAAACAAAAGGCCGGATTTGAGATTTCCATAATTTATTCATCCATGCGGTTCTACTAAGCGATATTCAAAAAGACTGCATTTTCACACGTTTGGCAACTAGATTTGACTAGTACTTCCAAACTATGCATGTCAAATACACACTACTCGGATAATAAACACTATTGTTACACACGTGCTCTTGAAGTACACATGATTGAGCAGGTGTGGCTAGATTAGAAGCTTCGTTAATTACAGGCATAGACAGTTTAAGACtaaattcaagaatgaaacaagaaGCTCCCATGCGTGTGAGAAGGTTCTACGCGGCTGTGGCGAAACTTCTTCTCTACTTGGAATAATGTTCTGTGTACTTCCTGTTCTACTTCCGCGGCTCCAACCTACATATAACAAATCCCAGCTTGTgcttaatttttgaatttgtttgtttattGTCTTTATTTAGTTATAAAGACAATATTATTTGCAGAGTGCgagtaaaatttattttccgCATTTTTATTGTATTCAACTGTATATTCtcaataataaaaagtataaaGAGTATTGTTTGCAGAGTGGCGAgtaaaatttatttgtatttttaaaacaaaagtatatattttaactttgtTTGACTGTACTTATTTTCTTAAAAGTACGATGCTAGTTTTGGGAAagagaatatttatatattttttaaaacataagTATTTAAAAGCTATTTACAATTGATgaaatttcagtattaattgcaattttttttcagaaataagtatttatttttcaaaaataagataTCGAATTTTTGAAGTTGAAGTAGATTATAAAGCAGTCTTCAAGTTTTACACCGAATTTTTAAGAAACCTCCAAATTTTTCGGTTTGAAaattaatgattagttttatattttacgtTCTAAAAGAATAGTGCTTGCtaactttatttaaaaaatgatcAGATTTTGAGAAATTAAAGGGAGCCATTTTTTCAAAAGACACGGAAACAAatctgattatttatttatgaattttcaAAAATGATCAATTTTTTGAATTCCCTTTTAAAATACTTCACCCACTCTGTAATCTACTCCAAAATTTCTTACCTTAGTTTCGATTCCTAGAACGGCAGAAAATTGTTGAGGCAAGAACTTGGATTGTATGAGTCTGACATTTGAGTTGGTATGCTTCAAACACTTCAAAACCTCCAGCATTGAATCTACTCCAGATGAAGGACGTGCAACATCTATTCTTATTTTAGCTTGCTCCATTTCTGATTCCTCCTCACCTCTACTTCCCTCTATTGCTCCCAGCATCTCTTTCTGCTGTCTCCTCAGCTCTTCTCTACATTTCTTCAACTCTTGAACCTCTTGAGCCGCTGTTAATATTATGGAATGTTTATCCCTCTGCCAACATTTATAAGACCACAACACTATTTTCATATCACTTGTACCATAGACAACACTAATGGGGTCTGGAATTTTATGCAGGttccatcattattaatgagattacAGCAAATAAAAATCCGTCACCTAACTAAAAATTGATTGTTATTGTGTGCTCATGAACACACACTAGAAATAATCGTATACTCTATCTGTCTGTCACACAGTAGGTTCTTTACGTTGCTTTTTGGCACGTAATTTGAggctattataaaatatagtttcataatattttcttaaacttttttttcccgaataaaagtttgacgttcaaacttttattttaaaaaattaatttagaaaatgttatggaactatatactttataggagtctcaaatacgtgcaaaaagtgaATGCAAACAACCTGCTGGACGGAGATGGTATATAAGTTGCTTAATATTATGAAAGGGAAGAACAAACCTTGGTTCCAGAGGGCAACAAAGCATGCAAGCGCATGTAATTGTTCTTCTGCTTCTCCCTCCTCATCCTCTCACTCAGCATGTGTCGTCGACACCGTTCCTTCTCCGAATAATCACACATTTCCCGATCACTAGTACTCATACTCCTCATCAAGAACTCCCTCATTCTTTTCTTCACATTAACACCACCACTCCCAACCGCTGGAGCTTCATTCACTGATTGCTGTGTATAAGAAACAAAAGCACTTGGCTGGGCCAGAACCTCCTCTTGGGGCCATGAGAAATCAGCTGGTTGAGAATGATAAGCAAAGAAGTGCTCCATCTCTTACTAATCCAGCTCACTAGCTAGcaacttaaaagttaaaatcttaaaataacgGTCTTGTTTGGATGAAGGGAGATAGGGCGTGTTTGTTTATATATCAAGTGAAAAGATGCATGTTGAACATGTGGGTCAACAGAAAAAAGTCGAAGCAGAGTTATTTTCGTTGAGTGGTCAAAGTGTTCGCGTTTGTTTGTGGTGCAAACATTCTTCTTCGAGATAGTGAGTATCCGtacaaaactatttaaaatTCCCACTTGTTTTCAAAATCCTTGTTaagaataaaagaaatatatgtCCACATGTAAAATTCTCATTCCTTCCGCGTTTTGGCTCCCGGTCTTTAATATATTATCTCAAGATTTTGTAGTTCTTGAACGGGCAGTTAGCTTAAACGCTCAAAAGTTTAAATTAGTTATTATGACAAGCGAtctgaattatatattttatttttttatgaaattatgttatatataactagttgagaacccgcgcgttgcggcggcctataaaaattatattaatgatttaattttaatatttgtagaataaattaattttgtggctatttataaaaaatatattgatgattcaaaattaatatttgtaggataaaataaattttgtattataaaaatcttgatgtgataccaatactaatatataaaattgtaaaattggactataattcatggtgaaaaaataaaaaaaattatacatgtaattaacaatttaaagcctgacgaattttaattttagtttagttttttttgaaaaataatcatgctcttgcattgtcaccttccgccaatttttttggattgattgtgcacaaaaacatctgacttaaatccgtgaggttgtagtattgagagagaggagtttgtgtttagatgatccaaaaccttacgattataggggtatttataggtgcagagagacttgtgtgctactctttcccataattaaataatcagattaaaactttcaagctagtatattccgtaaataatcagaaacaatatcagattctgaaacttacttctaatgtaccagaaactaaaaaaggtagttctaatttttgatatttttcatccaaaaattaaaaaatagaacagagaGATGTgaaaggcgccacctacacgcccctcgcttcaccaccatattttcctgtatacaaaataaatcatataaaaattaacaacgaacatgtccgatgaacaaaacaaatattataaaacaataaccaacaaacatacatcactaatagttaatttattgatatcatccatcaatatcatgtcaagactatattcttttcccctgtttcaatttgtcgactcccacatagcgatctataactacatttgcttgcaacaacctttatatttttaatactatataaacagccttcacttatcgttgcagaagaacggcatcaccgagttagaaatcaagcaatAGAACTATCACCGAAGAGAGGtagagttgtggtattgagagagaggaggttgtgtttaaatGATCCAAAACTCTACAATCCatagggtatttataggtgaagATAGACTTGTGttctactctttcccataattaaataatttggaaaaaaatcagattaaactttcaagctgctatattccataaataatctgaaacaaaatcagattctgaaacttgcttctaatatacccgaaactaaaaaaggtagtttgtaatactctttcccataattaaataatctgaaacaaaatcggattaaaactttcaaactatcatattccataaataatctgaaacaaaatcggattctgaaacttacttctaatatacccgaaactaaaaaaggtagttctaatttttgatatttttcatccaaaaattccagaaaattagaaaaatagaacatagcgatgtgagaggcgccacctacacgcccctcgcttctcctttatataagtatattgattgtttaattattattattatgttttag is a window from the Daucus carota subsp. sativus chromosome 8, DH1 v3.0, whole genome shotgun sequence genome containing:
- the LOC108198646 gene encoding transcription factor bHLH92 — protein: MEHFFAYHSQPADFSWPQEEVLAQPSAFVSYTQQSVNEAPAVGSGGVNVKKRMREFLMRSMSTSDREMCDYSEKERCRRHMLSERMRREKQKNNYMRLHALLPSGTKRDKHSIILTAAQEVQELKKCREELRRQQKEMLGAIEGSRGEEESEMEQAKIRIDVARPSSGVDSMLEVLKCLKHTNSNVRLIQSKFLPQQFSAVLGIETKVGAAEVEQEVHRTLFQVEKKFRHSRVEPSHTHGSFLFHS